gagcagaagcgtcgtcctgtaaatccgtacctgcatcgtgaaatagaggcccccgggcaataaaaggggacgccagcacattgaatgtactagtatgtaaagtaaccgaaagaaacaacatgggacatggaataacatgataagaactgaaactgaaaacatggacatgaacatgagcatgagcatgagtacatatatatatatatatatataacatgagtaaaacatgattaGTAGGGAGatcatttcataaaccgacacatgatatcaccacgtggatacgtggagtctggtacctcgccggaccagcagagcccctataccttgccagggtataaggtggtaacatgcccgatggatccattcagtgtaaaattaaggtatcgtcctaactgggcggagcgatccttgtcctatggtggctacatagtttcaggctatctgagccttctcggtaattcgtgcaactcccaaaaacatgaacataatatagttggctaagaagcccatgactttcgtgaattaacttgtacttgtcttgtaatcatgatttcacgaaataacttgtaaacatggtttcatgaaatagcttgtaaacatgttcttgatttatgagtaatacaatagttcataatcatatatttgtaattgacttgaaaacatgcttgtaacttgcaaaataaaatcataaagtttcatatgaacatgatgagaacacatgaggaagaattcatgattcatggattaagctagggttcctaataaccgtaatggaagattaggaatacaacaacgaatatagatgcaaaattcatgtacataaatacttaaatacgggctaccaatatgttgggtttaatgccctaagatttgaacttcatggatatcaaggaaacgaagcatggggaagaacatagagattccctcatgtggatggaagttctacataccttaattggtccaaaacttgaattaaagacttgaattttggagaagatttcctaaatcttgattcttcaatcttgagatgggttttcttgaaaaccctagattaggaatgatgatttcttgtttagattacaaggatatatgttagaattgagttagaataattagaatggacttactttggtgttcttgatgttggaggagagtaggaggtcgttctagggtttgaaggaatgaaaaataatgagttgaactggtatggatgaatatatactgtcctgtgaaattgcaATTTACAACCTGAACAGTGCTGgtcgtattttcagtttacgaccgtaaactgcaatacgggccgtattttgcaatacggactgcactgcgtctcttcagtaaaatggccatacctcttttcacagatgtccgtttgacccccataatataccgttggaaaggtatttcaaagctatacaactttcatcaaggaagttttcccaaattccaaataaattttgaaatacgggccgtaaagtgatatacggtccgtatttaaccatatgacctcaatatgtcaaattccagaatgttcagaaattcttggtttcagtttacgggcactgttcatggtcgtaaattgaaatacgaccactgttcatatgcgtaaaccaccatatcacaactgaacagaaaaatttcaattcccacattctttatctgatttttctaagtctaggatcgtggtcaaaactttcgttaaaggtacggggtgttacaatgtATTTTCCTATTATGATCAACAAAGTGGTGATCTCCTCTATACTATCACTGGTGTCAAAAATTATGAAAGAGGATATAAGGAAAGCCTTGTTTTACGTGAGACAAATAAGAGAAAATATTCTCTATGTTACAAAGATCATATTGTACAGGCACAAAGCTTTTCTTTCCAAATAATAAAGCTATATACAAGCATGCTATATGGAAATCAAGGATTTGGATGAATCAAGTCACGGACCAAGGGAGGCATTCAAGAATTTAAGGAAGATTGGAGCGATATCAGGAATATTCCAAGATTGGAAGATCACTGCATTTTTGAAGATCAACTACTAGAATATTCAAGGACTAAATATAAAAGAGAAGACACCACAACAGTCAAAAGTACGCAGCCACTTATACTTTCGTCTCAACCTTCTCAAGTtctttgctctacttttcataagcattgtaatcctgagtgacttactgtgtaaacaaaaaagagaggagagatatagtatagtcggtgaggctttgtattgagaggttgtgtcattgttcgtttatttggtgagcgagtgaaaaccaaagagtcgttgttggtgagcgagtgaaaaaccAACTTTGTACGTTGTTGGTGAGCGTGTCAAAACCAAACCTTgttcgttgttggtgagcgagtgaaaaccaaccttgtaaacgttggtggtgaacgaggaaaaccacaaaggctgtactcaactcaaactataaagagcttaaagagataacctccttgcaacccaaggggactggattaggataccacattggttccgaaccagtataaaaattcctggtgtcatttattttattgcTCTCATATTATATTCTGCACCCTTACTATTTATTGTGGTTTATACTTGTGCAAATCGAAGGATTGATAATTTTGTGCAGGCTGTCTCGCTATCAGTCGACTGACATCAAACAGTAGTCGACTAGATTTTTTAACAGGCTTACAATTCACCCCCATATACATTATCACAATATATTACCATTTGGCTTAAGGTACACCGTATACAGAAGAGGTGAAACCCCTTTTGCCAATGGAGTGAGCCATGTCCAATAAAACAGTCAAAACTATTTTAAATAGAAACACTGTTTTAGGTTCCCATTTACCTCCTTCAAGTCATTGTCTACAACACAATCACAAATGCCAGTTAGCAGCCACAGATGTTTTTCATTTTCATGTTCCTTTAAGATTTTAAGATATTCCAACATACTGATGTGATATTTCCCTTAAGGATACGTTGTCTTTGGGGACATTCTCATGAGTAATGTGGAACTATTCCTACATGTGTCTAAGAGTCGTTCAAAATTGTATATTTAATTTTAAGCTTATGATATGTTTGTTCTTTTGATGGTTCATTTGAAGTGTATTTTTGTGCATAACTCAATCAGATTTTTGGGCCTCATTATATCTTTGAGGTAATTTCCCTTTATTCTTTTTGTGTAAATTTGTGTGCCTCTTATAAAGCTTATTATTTGTGTATAATGTTGAGGTAATGGAAATATAAAAACTATGTCATATTTTTCAAGCTCAAGTCAAATCAAGTGGTGGATATTTTCCAACAAGAAGTAAATAGAAAACATGTTGTCCCTGGTCACTTTGAAAAGTTTTGCCATAACTTCCAAGGCACTGcagtttctttctttttcacTTCAATTATTGAATTGTCTTCATATTTTAGAGTGAAAAGTGACATGACATCTTAATTGTATCAGTTAGGCAATCATGACAAGCCACAGAGTAAAATAAATTTTGTGAGTCTAATTTGTAAAGGGAGATATTTGCTGAGATATAGGAATAACAGAAACATTGTTGTATCAAAACAATTTTATTGAATTACATAAAGTGCAAATAATAATGCTTTGAACAGAAAAGCCATACTGAAAGCCTAAACATAAAATAGAGCAAATGAGAAAATTACATATATTTGATATTACCAATTATCTAATTGCTTAATGATAGTCTGCTACACTTAGCCACTACTAATATCATGAACACTACTAATATCATGAACCTCCTTATATCAGTCAATAATTTTAGTGCATAAACTTATTTAATTATCGACCTCCAGAAAGAAGGGAATTTGaaatggaggaagaataagaACATGTCTTCTCCACAGAAGATGAGTGTGTCAAGGCCATCTCGTCGTAGCTATGAGTATGTGTAACAATAAGTCCAGCAGAACAAAGATTGAGCGACGCAAACTCCGGCAGAGCCACAGAGCCCTCTAAGTAGAGAATTATCTGTCGCATACTTGGCCTGTATGATGGCTCCAAAGAAGAACATAACAACCCAAGTTTTAACACTAACTCCACTTCCTCTGGCACAAAATCACATCCCATTTTAGGATCAACCACCTGAATAAGTTCACTTCTGCGCCAAAAAGAAAACACCCATTCTAGCAGAACAACTTCATCTGACGGTGCTTTTGGATCTATTGGCCTTTTCCCACAAGCAACCTCAAGCAAGAATGCGCCAAAAGAGAAGACGTCACTGCTAGTTGTAGCCTTGCCTGTTTTAGTATGCTCAGGGGCAAGGTAGCCGATGGTCCCCACTACATGAGTTGTATAAGGATCAGTACCATGATCATATAATCTTGCAAGACCAAAATCTCCTAATCTTCCATTGAATTCACTATCAAGTAAGACATTACTAGCCTTTATATCTCTGTGAACCACTACTTGCTCCCATTCTTCATGTAGATAAAACAGGCCTGAAGCCACACCTTTAATCACATGAAACCTTTGACTCCAACTTAGGATGCCTATTGGTTTTCCATACAGATACTTGTCTAAGCTTCCACTAGGCATGTACTCATAAACTAAGAGCAGCTCACCATTTCGCCGGCAATAACCAAGAAGGGGAACTAAATTCCTATGGCGTAAACGACCCATGCTGACAATTTCTGCAATAAAAGACCTCATTCCTTGTCTTGATTCATGAGACACCTTTTTTACTGCAATTTCCATTTTTGTACTAGGCAATACCCCTCTATACACACTACCAAATCCCCCACTACCCAATAGCTCCATCTCTTTGAAACCTCTGGTAGCCATGTACAATTCTTTGTACTTGAACCTGTGAGGTCCATATTCAAGTTCCCAGTCTTCAAGCAATTCAGCAAACTTCATTTTTCTTCTTGTGAGATAAACAACTCCAAAGGTAGAAACTAAAAGAACAACTACAAAAATCACAGGCAAGCCAATGGATAGAAGCCTTGATACCTTTTTAGGTCCGATTCGAGGAAGTTTTGGAAGCTTAGAAATATCAAGTCCTGCAGCCATGCCATTTATCTTGAAACTCCACCCCAGAATATAGTGAGATGATGCCACAGAGCCGGTGGCTGCTGAAAAACCGATATACATGGTCTGTTCCACTATAGGTGAAAGATCATAGGACAAAGACAAAAGTGGAGTGTTTTGTTTAGGTGCTGCGACGGGTGCTAAGGTAACGTGAATTTGCTTAGATGCAGCATCATATTCAACCCAAGCTTGCATTATCTGGCCGCTGATGAGAGTCATTTGAAATGGACGATCGTTACTAACATAATAACCTGCTGGCTTTGATACCTCAGATTTCATCTGATTGATGTTAATTCCAACATGGTTGTCATTAATGTCTTCAAATTCGCGACTCAGTATCGTATCAAACTCCACTGCAACAACATGGTTGGTGATGTTCCCATTGTTTTTGTCACTGAAAAGACCAATGTAATGTGATGGAAGACCTCCTGGAAGGCCTTTAGTTGGTTCCATAACAAAAGCCAAGCCATGACCACCCAAAGTTGGATATTCAGGTACCACGGCAAATACAAAACAGGTAGAAAAAGAATATGCTGGGCCATCTGAATTGTTCTTAAAGTTGATAGGATTAGGATTAAATGCATGGCCGGTCTTATGTGTGGTTGAATTAGTTAACTTCAGCAGCCCGTTAGAGGTTAACTTTGATAAGCCATCTACACTCATGTTTGCTGATTTGAATCCGTTATAAGCGAACTCAAATTCTGAGGCTGCAAGCTCAGATAGAGCACAAAATATAACTAGTAGAAACAAGGTGAAAGACATGGCTGAAAATACTAGTGCAATTTTTACTAAAGCTTATTGAACAACAGGAATTTGCGTTGCGTGTAGGTAGGTGTATATGTGCTTTAAATGGTGTATTTTATGTGTGGTTCTGCCTGAAGGAAAAGTCAACTAGACTTAAGTCTTGACAATATAATCTAACAACTACAATAAggttattaaattttattttgaattGACTTTTCTATTGAAAATACTAGTGCAATTTTTTCTAAAGCTTATTGAACAACAGGAATTTGCGTTGCGTGTATGTAGGTGTATATGTGCTTTAAATGGTGTATTTTATTTTGTGGTTCTGCCTGAAGGAAAAGTCAACTAGACTTAAGTCCTGACAATCTAATCTAACAACTACAAGTAAGGTTATTAAATTTTGTTTTGAATTGACTTTTCTACTGAAAGCAACAAAACCTTAAAGATTACTGTCTGTTACACCATTCATGGCAAGAAATTTGCGAATTTTAGCTACATCATAATAcaaatatctgaaagtagccaacagcTTTTGGCCACGTAGTTATGTTCTCTAAACCAAGAAAAGCTTCAAAAAAACACTATGATCACAAAATCCTGCAGTTGATGAAATTGACAGCTGAAAACCTTTAACATCTCTCTCAGAAAGCTTGATCAGAGCTCTTTTATCCTAATATATAATGTATCGTCCAAATTTCACAACCTTTTTATACAGTTTGTTAAACATATCTAGATAAAAATTTGAATGTGAATCATGCTATGATTCTTATCAAATTGATAAAGTAAGATAACAATCCATTTACTATGCCATTCTCCAAGTATTGATCTATTTGTCATTTTAGAATTGTAGACTTGGTCTTGGGGATTAGGATTTAGTTTTCTAGTCTTCAAAGTTTTTGGTTAGTCAGCTATAAGCATACTTACTctatcaaattatctattttcgTCATTTATGAAATTCTCATGTAAACCATTTTAATCTCGTTAGCAATGTACCAAAAAGAAGAATATGAGAAGTTTATATTCTTCATATGCCACTATAACCCAAATAATGAGGATGAAAGAAAGCATAAGCTATATCTACAGGAAAAGTTATGAAGAAATAAAACGAATTAGCAGCCGAGAAAAGGAATTAGACAGTTGCGCTTCCTTGTGCAACATAATGGATAGAATAAGCAATGTACAGAGAATTACAGCCGTAAATCTATAAAAATCCAAAAAATAATGAAGAATCTACAAAATGATACAGCTATCTGATTCATGTCAGTTAATGTGAATGGACTTTCCTCTGTTAGCAGAATCCTCCTGCCTAGCAGTATAATGACAGATTTCCAAATCCTAGCATAAGCTAATCTCTTGAAAATGCTCTTTTCACTTGCAAAAATAGGAGTTGATCCTAAGAAGCACGGCCAATTCCGCGAGGCATTTtcttgtggggtccagtcccctatcccatattttaaggaaggaagatttttcttcctttgacaaaatcacattggtagcaattgtggaattgacCAACAAGTTAATTCTTTTGTttacatagtcgtgatgtaagcgcttacctcatcttaatcgtgatgtaagcgcttacctcatcttagtcgtgatgtaagcgcttacctcatcacagtcgtgatgtaagcgcttacctcatcataggaaattcattcctataaataggcggcttatggttcatttgtaagatcaccaagatcatttgctatacacaccaaaatctcagacaatacatctgagtgagagcaaagtgaggtgttccatagactgtgagaaaatagtctgtgaagaaaaatagagtgtgagtgatattgtagtaaggtgggaaatcaaaagagtgttatttcttttgtgggtgtagtggtcttaggagtatttatactcgttactacacagtgtaaaattccttactatagtgatatcagctgctcctcttggccgtggtttttttccgtattcagaagggtttccacgtaaaatcttggtgtcattattgttgcattttattcttgctgatttaaccataacttagtgttccgcgtttatcactaataccgtgaatattattttgcgggtctattttattcccatcaagtggtatcagagccaaggttctgtctgagtatgctctgtggttgcagcacagtctgaacttcgacatcagaaaagaattactttggtcttcgaataaaatagtatttgtatttgtgataaacaatggaagccaacactagtagaatggttactttgagtggcgtaaattatgccatttggaagggcaaaatggaagatttgctctatgtcaagaattttcatcaacctgtctttggaaataaaaagcctgataataaatcagatgaagagtggaatttgttgcatcggcaggtttgcggctttattagacagtgggttgacgataatgtgttgaaccatatttctgtaGAGGCACATACTCgaaccctatgggagcatcttgaaagtttgtatgctcgaaaaactcGTAACAACaagatgtatgcaatggtatgaaCTCGACCATATATTGCTCATGCAGTTGGtattgttagcagatttctcgaaaattcagggaaagagcattgggaagctgtgaagtggatactcaggtatctaagaggaagctcagatgaatgcttgtgttttggaggatcaaatccaattttgaagggctatatagattctgatatggcaggtgaccttgataacagaaaatccactaccggatatctgtttttttttttttttcaggggGGGCTATAccatggcagtcgaagttgcagaagtgtgtcgcactgtcaggtatcattggattcgtgaacAAGTGGAGAGTGAATTGTTCcaggtcaagaagattcacatgAGTGAAAATCCtacagatatgctgaccaaggcggtaccgagagacaagttcgaatcgtgcaaagaacttgtcggcatgcactcaaattagaagcaagtgtaccctccttcaggtgaatgggactggagggggagatttgtggggtccagtcccctatcccatattttaaggaaggaagatttttcttcctttgacaaaatcacattggtagcaattgtggaattgacCAACAAGttaattcttttgttcacatagtcgtgatgtaagcgcttacctcatcttagtcgtgatgtaagcgcttacctcatcttagtcgtgatgtaagcgcttacctcatcttagtcgtgatgtaagcgcttacctcatcacagtcgtgatgtaagcgcttacctcatcataggaaattcattcctataaataggcagcttatggttcatttgtgaAATactaagatcatttgctatacacaccaaaatctcagacaatacatctgagtgagagcaaagtgaggtataccatagactatgtaagaaaatagtctatgaagaaaaatagagtatgagtgatattgtagtgaggtgggaaaatcaaaagagtgttatttcttttgagggtgtagtggtcttaggagtatttgtactcgttactacacagtgtaaaattcctcgctatagtgatatcagttgctcctcttggccgtggtttttccctttttcagaagggtttccacgtaaaatcttggtgtcattattgctgcattttattcttgctgatttaaccataacttagtgtttcgcgtttatcactaataccgtgaatattatttttgcggatctattttattcccatcatTTCTTTGAGCTAGAGTCTTCAACATCTTTAAACAGATAGTAATGAGGAGCTATTTCTACAAGCCATTCCGGTTTCAGCTCAGTAACCTGTCGCATGTACTCCTTACTCATCAAGACCAGCTCATGGTAGACAACCCATCTAGGAAGTGCCTGCGCTAAACTTGAGCTCGGGTGAATGTTGACTGTTGACTGTTTGGGGATGTTTAACAGTTCAGTAAGATCCAGCCTTTTGTAATCTTGCTAAGTGCGGGAAAAATCCTGATGTTATAGACTTCTTTATAGATTCCAAGTCATTAATATTTGAAGTCAACTCAATTTCCACTCTTTCCAGAAGTCCTTCCAATTGATCTCGAATATCCTTAATTTTCTTCATGCTTCGGACTTGGATGTAATTCTCATAACACCATTGTGTTGAAAATGTCGTCTCCTTCCAGGAATTATAAACCTTTAGCAGAGCGATATGATCCCCCACGTTGCCTGTATGAAAATTCATCCATTTGTTGTCCGCGTGTACTTGTTTGTCATTTGGGTGATAGAAGATTGAATTCCCTACCGAAAGCATTGCAAGAATACTTATTATTTCATCAGAACACTTGTATTTGTCAGAACCAACAATCTTCTTGGACATCATGTATCTAGAGGAAACTCAGCCATTCTTCTACCTGTTGTTGTTAACTCACCGAGCTTATTAAGGGCACCAAGGGAAAAGAGCAGTTCCAGTGCTTTAAGTAGTGATTCTGAtggtggaggggggggggggggggtccatgAACTCGAAATTCATCAAGTCCATAGTCCCAATCCCAAGGCTCTTGAGAGAGAGCACAACATTTGCAAGGTTGGTCCTTTGTATTTCCGGGGCTGTGTTATCTGCCAACTCATTCATGTAATTATCTGCTGTGTATAATCGAAAGCACTTTCCAGGACCCGTTCTTCCAGATTGACCAGCCTGTTGGTTGGCAGACGCCTTAGATATATGAGTGACCTGCAAGGACTCCATACCTATCCGAGGGTTGTAAGACTTCATCTTAGAAAATCCTGGATCGATAACATATTTAATCCCATCGATCGTCAATGGTGTTTCAGCAATATTTGTAGCCAGGACAACCTTATGAACCCCTTCAGGAGTGGGCTCACATATCTTAGCTTGTAATTTTGTTGGCAAATTTGCATATATCGAGCAAATTATCAGCTCAGCAATTTTTGCCCCCAGACCCCTTATCCGATGCGTAATGATCTCCTCCGCTGTTTCAATCTCCTCCTGCCCAGTCAAAAAGATTAATATATCACCAGGTGGTTGAGTTACATGGATATGAAGAGAGGTTACGACTGCTGCATCCATGTAATCCGCCCCTTGCGCTTTTGTATAGTGTATCTCAACTGGAAATCGCCTTCCAGGAATTTTAAAAATTGGAGCACAGTCAAAATAATCACTGAACTTCTCTGCATCTAGAGTGGCACTTGATATAAGCAATTTCAGACCAGGCCGAAAACGTGCAATATCCTTGACAAACCAAACAAAATGTCAGTCGAAAGTGTTCTTTCGTGAGCCTTGTCAAGCATAAGGACACTATAGCTGGCTAAATCAGGCTCACAAAGATACTCTCGTAGCAACATCCCGTCAGTCATGTATTTAAGAATCATTTTCTCTGAAGTGCAGTCTTCAAAATGTATGGAGTAGCCAACCTCATTGCTGAGTTTCACTCCCATTTCTTGAGAAACACGTGCAGCAACTCGACTAGGCTGAGTACATCCAATTTTCCCCCGTTTAGTATATCCTGCCTCGTGTAGATACTGTGGTATCTGAGTAGCCTTTCCAGAGCCCGTTTctccaacaataacaacaacctgATGATCATTAATAGCTTGGAGCAGATCATCCCTGTAGTGATAAATTGGTAGTGTCTTCCTATCCTCCTGAAGTTTTTCCAAAGCTGATCTAGCTATAGATTTTTCTATCGACTTGGTAAGACTTTGTTGATCAACATTAACACCATCCATTACTGCTTCCTCTATTGGCCTTCGTACACAAATTTATATTCCTCAGATCTTGGTATTCTACtttttgacccaaatttaagAGTAGCTTTCGCAATTTGATGTTCTTCCCATGCTTCTTGTTCTGCAAAAGGGTTCATCTTTCCAGCAGCATCTGAATACCTGTCATGTTGCGAAGCCACTGAAAATCTCTTTTTCTGATTTACACCACCTTCATGATCATACACATCAGGCATCCTATACTTGCCCATATCATCAGTATCTTCTGATTTCTTCTTAACTAGCTCATAGATCTTTTGCTTATGTCTTAGTTCGCATCTTTCTGCTTGATAAAACCTATGAGTTCACCCTTTTCGTGTTCACCACCAGAAAGTTTACCAAAACAGTCTAAGGGACCTGGTTCCTAAGCTGTTTTCACAAATAATGATGGAAAGTAAATAAGACAAGATATTTGCGTGGAAAACTCCCCGCTCaaaggattaaaaaccacgacctactccagtaggatttccaacttcactaaactgaggaatgttcagattacaacctatagcaacctaggaattaaactcttaattccTCTCCCTTACAATGTCCCTATTGTAAGCAACTCTCGACTACCACTAGCCAAGCAAACTAATACACCTTGCCTATACCTAGacaagtgtaccactcaaaggttaAGTAGGTGAACAACCCACAAACACGCTCTGAGAAttcaaactaatacacctagactaactctagcctagtgtaccactcaaaactTGTAAAGAGAAACTTCTTACAAGCAAGTTCCTTTGAAGTCAAGCACCTATGAATAGCTTCTTAAacgagaagagtaggtttacaatttatggaacaaagactcaacaacctaaggacttGAGGCATCTTCAGTTCAGGGACTTGGTCCTTTGGCTTGTTAAGGCTTTGTCCTTGAGAGCACCTTGAGAGGGGTGGccgctgttataccccattttaaccgaagtcaaaatgatttacaacatcccggtaattccggggttaattaaagttagggagtcgccacctaattatttatggtaaattaggacacctaaagttcattaaaattattttctaaagttaactccgttttaaggtctactaacttgagattctaggtaagggttcaattaatctaaagagaaagtattaagcaccctttaagatccattaaaaaatggttaaccgaccggacttagagtTAATTAAAAGGTTAAGTGGGTAACTAGttaatttgaaaaaaagaaaTACTTTGTGCTCCTTAGATTGACTGAAGTAACAGTACTCCCAAAAATGATTCTTGATTAGAAGTTGAAAAAATGAAACAAGGTTCAGCTTTTCAAATACATTTCATAAAAAGAAGGTAGTTAAAACTTAAAAGTGAGCCAAGGCTAAACGTGGTTGTAGATTTAAAGGACTCACTTTCATCATATTATGATGAATTCGAAGCCAAAGTGGGTCAAGTGAAATTGATGATTTTCTAAAGTAAACAAATGACTCAAAGACGAAGACCATTTAATTTCATTTATTCAAACAGATgacattttggaaaaaaaaaagggggggggggggggggggggggaaattgAGGCTTAAGAAAAAAAAACGCACTCTTGATTAAAGGAAATACCTAAGTGATCAAATAAGTATTCTAATGTCAATTTGGAGAAAGACCCCGCATAATTAAGCAAAGTAGAATTATTGACGACTAATAATCACAACACAAATAAAATAGCAATCACTCCAGCAAATAAGCAACATCAATGAATGAAAGGGGATGAAGTAAAGCCATATTTGGCTCCTGTAGAAAAGCGAAGTTTTCAGCGGTTCGCCATTTGGCTCGCCCCTCTCTTTCTTTCTGTTCGGAGGCATTTCGAGGGACTGAGAGGCATAAAGGAGGATGTGGATGCACATTTCAAGCCTTTGCGGGGTGACGTCGAGTCTTAAAGTAAGACTCTTCGACTCCGGtgtgtcatgcaaaagaaaagaaaagaaaaagtaagaTTAGAGCACGACATAATTTTTATAATATACGCGATCATCATACATGGAAAACTTAAAGATAATTATCATATGCGAAAGAAATGTCCCGCCCAAAACAAAAGCTTACAGCCGAAACTAATGACCTATGAAAAACAGATAAAATGGGCAGTAAGGCCCaaatacctgtca
The nucleotide sequence above comes from Lycium barbarum isolate Lr01 chromosome 3, ASM1917538v2, whole genome shotgun sequence. Encoded proteins:
- the LOC132630440 gene encoding L-type lectin-domain containing receptor kinase IV.1-like is translated as MSFTLFLLVIFCALSELAASEFEFAYNGFKSANMSVDGLSKLTSNGLLKLTNSTTHKTGHAFNPNPINFKNNSDGPAYSFSTCFVFAVVPEYPTLGGHGLAFVMEPTKGLPGGLPSHYIGLFSDKNNGNITNHVVAVEFDTILSREFEDINDNHVGININQMKSEVSKPAGYYVSNDRPFQMTLISGQIMQAWVEYDAASKQIHVTLAPVAAPKQNTPLLSLSYDLSPIVEQTMYIGFSAATGSVASSHYILGWSFKINGMAAGLDISKLPKLPRIGPKKVSRLLSIGLPVIFVVVLLVSTFGVVYLTRRKMKFAELLEDWELEYGPHRFKYKELYMATRGFKEMELLGSGGFGSVYRGVLPSTKMEIAVKKVSHESRQGMRSFIAEIVSMGRLRHRNLVPLLGYCRRNGELLLVYEYMPSGSLDKYLYGKPIGILSWSQRFHVIKGVASGLFYLHEEWEQVVVHRDIKASNVLLDSEFNGRLGDFGLARLYDHGTDPYTTHVVGTIGYLAPEHTKTGKATTSSDVFSFGAFLLEVACGKRPIDPKAPSDEVVLLEWVFSFWRRSELIQVVDPKMGCDFVPEEVELVLKLGLLCSSLEPSYRPSMRQIILYLEGSVALPEFASLNLCSAGLIVTHTHSYDEMALTHSSSVEKTCSYSSSISNSLLSGGR